One genomic region from Actinocatenispora thailandica encodes:
- a CDS encoding UvrD-helicase domain-containing protein, with protein MYDHRYTATYQDCLERYRGRADVLASLSESLVELARQPFGNPKLETHRVKRAADDTFTSHVGNHGHRLIWRRVDNVLILLLFGEHEAVYRRAERLRLEIDDSQNVLRVYDQDPVTERPVPYSERRSGEGRLFMAWNDRELTEFGLDADQISVLRRLDTEDELIVLDDRHPDRWRTALNLITYANPDGRATSVGTAEAAETEAAETEVGEEVTADPTMPAGGTLGAALRDTRSHREFVPVPADELARVLARPIEDWMVYLDPNQESLVRREMSGPARVRGAAGTGKTVVALHRARRLAAAGKRVLVTTYVRNLPEVYRELFGRFAPECDGVEFSNVHRWALGYLYRNDVRLKIDTEAISRAWGAACRRELTDGSALKRAGLTRGYLQQEIEWVIKGRALTSLDDYLKLERSGRGTPLGADQRTALWRLYERYQRELTSRRACDFTDVLLRAAEVASASSEKPFDCVIVDEAQDLTEAAMRLLSQVVDTGAPDSFLVVGDGQQSVYPGGFSLGTLGIQIRGRSFVLTHNYRNTREIYDLAAAVAEQSGFDDGGTQRESGRRVVRLSRHGAAPVLSGHDTEDDHDLALCAAIQAAVDGGTGSGDLAVLLPTNVMVRRYRERIESLGLPAQDLTKYNGEPNRYVKVGTYQRAKGLEFKHVFLPRLDPDGLHEAKQPSEDDDTYAERLDLTRRQLFVAMTRARDALWLGWLGTPAQALHTVVGKPVR; from the coding sequence ATGTACGACCACCGCTACACGGCCACCTATCAGGACTGCCTCGAACGATACCGGGGACGCGCCGACGTGCTCGCCTCCTTGTCCGAGAGCCTCGTCGAGCTGGCACGACAGCCGTTCGGCAACCCCAAACTGGAAACCCACCGGGTCAAGCGAGCCGCCGACGACACGTTCACCTCCCACGTCGGAAACCACGGGCACCGGCTGATCTGGCGTCGGGTCGACAACGTGCTCATCCTGCTGCTGTTCGGGGAGCACGAGGCGGTCTACCGGCGGGCCGAACGGCTCCGGTTGGAGATCGACGACAGCCAGAACGTGCTCCGCGTCTACGACCAGGACCCCGTCACGGAACGACCCGTCCCGTACAGCGAACGCCGCAGCGGCGAGGGCCGGCTGTTCATGGCCTGGAACGACCGGGAACTCACCGAGTTCGGCCTCGACGCGGACCAGATCTCCGTGCTGCGAAGGCTGGACACCGAAGACGAACTGATCGTCCTCGACGACCGGCACCCGGACCGCTGGCGGACGGCACTGAACCTGATCACGTACGCGAACCCGGACGGGCGGGCGACGTCGGTCGGCACGGCAGAGGCAGCGGAAACGGAGGCAGCAGAAACGGAGGTAGGGGAAGAGGTCACCGCCGACCCCACGATGCCGGCCGGCGGCACGCTCGGCGCGGCACTGCGCGACACCCGCAGCCACCGCGAGTTCGTTCCCGTGCCGGCCGACGAGTTGGCGAGGGTGCTGGCCCGGCCGATCGAGGACTGGATGGTCTACCTCGATCCGAACCAGGAGTCGCTGGTGCGGCGGGAGATGTCCGGCCCGGCGCGGGTGCGCGGCGCCGCCGGCACCGGCAAGACCGTCGTCGCGCTGCACCGGGCGCGGCGGCTCGCCGCCGCCGGCAAGCGGGTGCTGGTCACCACCTACGTACGCAACCTGCCGGAGGTCTACCGGGAGCTGTTCGGTCGGTTCGCGCCCGAATGTGACGGCGTCGAATTCAGCAACGTGCACCGGTGGGCACTCGGCTACCTGTACCGCAACGACGTGCGCCTGAAGATCGATACCGAGGCGATCAGCAGGGCATGGGGCGCGGCCTGCCGACGCGAGCTCACCGACGGGAGCGCGCTGAAGCGCGCCGGCCTGACCCGCGGCTACCTGCAGCAGGAAATCGAGTGGGTGATCAAGGGGCGTGCGCTGACCAGCCTGGACGACTACCTGAAGCTGGAACGCTCCGGCCGGGGCACGCCGCTCGGCGCCGACCAGCGCACCGCGCTCTGGCGACTGTACGAGCGCTACCAGCGGGAACTGACCAGCAGGCGCGCCTGCGACTTCACCGACGTGCTGCTGCGCGCCGCCGAGGTGGCGTCCGCGTCGTCGGAGAAGCCGTTCGACTGCGTGATCGTCGACGAAGCGCAGGACCTGACCGAGGCCGCGATGCGGCTGCTGTCGCAGGTGGTCGACACCGGCGCGCCGGACAGCTTCCTCGTCGTCGGCGACGGGCAGCAGTCTGTCTACCCCGGCGGGTTCAGCCTGGGCACGCTGGGCATCCAGATCCGCGGCCGATCGTTCGTACTGACCCACAACTACCGCAACACGCGAGAGATCTACGATCTTGCCGCCGCCGTCGCCGAGCAGTCCGGCTTCGACGACGGTGGCACACAGCGCGAGTCGGGGCGCCGCGTGGTGCGGCTCAGCCGACACGGGGCGGCCCCGGTGCTGTCCGGCCACGACACCGAGGACGACCACGACCTGGCGCTGTGCGCGGCGATCCAAGCGGCCGTCGACGGTGGCACCGGCAGCGGGGACCTGGCCGTCCTGCTGCCCACCAACGTCATGGTGCGGCGCTACCGGGAGCGCATCGAGAGCCTCGGGCTGCCCGCGCAGGACCTGACCAAGTACAACGGCGAACCCAACCGGTACGTGAAGGTCGGCACCTACCAGCGCGCCAAGGGGCTGGAGTTCAAGCACGTCTTCCTGCCCCGGCTCGATCCGGACGGACTGCACGAGGCGAAGCAGCCCAGCGAGGACGACGACACCTACGCCGAGCGCCTCGACCTGACCCGCCGCCAACTGTTCGTCGCCATGACCCGGGCCCGCGACGCCCTCTGGCTCGGCTGGCTCGGCACCCCGGCCCAAGCGCTGCACACGGTCGTCGGCAAGCCTGTCCGATGA